From the genome of Carassius gibelio isolate Cgi1373 ecotype wild population from Czech Republic chromosome A16, carGib1.2-hapl.c, whole genome shotgun sequence, one region includes:
- the LOC128030798 gene encoding engulfment and cell motility protein 1-like, producing the protein MLSQDDPKSRPMLELREKLQPEVIELIKQQRLNRMYEGTCFRKISARRRQDKFWYCRLSPNHKVLHYGDIEEFSQGQISPESLQEKVTVADIKAVVTGKDCPHMKEKGALKNKELLELAFSIHHNSDEYLNFIAPDKHEFCIWTDGLNAVLGKEMTSELTKSDMDTLVNMELKLRLLDLENIQIPDVPPPVPKEPSTYDFVYDFSQQHI; encoded by the exons ATGTTGAGCCAGGATGACCCCAAATCACGTCCAATGCT AGAACTACGAGAGAAGCTCCAGCCAGAAGTAATCGAGCTGATTAAACAGCAGAGGTTGAACCGCATGTATGAGGGCACATGCTTTAGGAAGATCAGTGCTCGTCGCAGACAAG ACAAGTTCTGGTATTGCCGTCTATCACCAAACCACAAAGTGTTACACTATGGAGATATAGAGGAATTCTCACAAGGACAAATTTCACCTGAATCTCTCCAGGAGAAAG TGACAGTAGCAGATATCAAAGCAGTGGTCACGGGTAAAGACTGCCCACACATGAAGGAAAAAGGAGCACTTAAGAATAAG GAGCTGCTGGAGCTGGCTTTTTCGATTCATCATAACTCTGATGAATATCTGAACTTCATTGCTCCGGACAAGCATGAA TTCTGCATTTGGACTGATGGCTTGAATGCTGTTTTGGGAAAGGAGATGACAAGTGAGCTCACCAAATCAGATATGGACACTCTGGTTAATATGGAGCTGAAACTTCGCCTCTTGGACCTCGAAAACATTCAGATTCCTGATGTCCCTCCTCCTGTTCCCAAAGAGCCCAGCACTTACGACTTTGTGTACGATTTTAGCCAACAGCACATTTGA
- the LOC128030796 gene encoding serum paraoxonase/arylesterase 2: MGKLAVLSLAAVALAAFIGERLVALRHLSLSSRELTQNYLPNCHLIEGIEYGAEDITILDDGLAFLSTGLKYPGLPSYSDDPGKIYSLNLLDSDLKIKALNIKGQFDKGSFNPHGISVYTDEKDGAIYLFVVNHPQGKSQVEIFRFVEDENALHYMKTIRHELLHNVNDIVAVGTESFYATNDHYFTNGILKVMEPLLSLSWCDVVYYSPQTVQVVAGGFSSANGINISPDKRHLYVSNILKHKISVMEIQKNTVLSYVKEVDVGSLCDNIEVDRESGDLWLGCHPNGLKFMLGDPKDPPGSEVIRIENILSEKPRVTQVYADDGSVIIASSVATPYGGKLLIGTVYQKALICDLK; encoded by the exons ATGGGCAAGTTAGCAGTGCTCTCGTTAGCTGCTGTTGCTCTGGCAGCTTTCATCGGAGAAAGGCTCGTTGCACTTAG ACATTTATCACTTTCCTCCAGAGAACTTACCCAAAACTACCTTCCCAACTGTCACCTAATAGAGGGCATAG AGTATGGGGCTGAAGATATCACCATACTTGACGATGGATTGGCTTTTCTGAGCACT GGCTTGAAGTATCCAGGCTTACCGTCCTATTCAGATGACCCTGGAAAGATCTACTCCCTGAATCTGTTGGATTCTGATCTGAAAATTAAAGCACTGAACATCAAGGGTCAGTTTGACAAAGGCTCTTTTAATCCGCATGGAATCAGTGTGTACACCGATGAAAAag ATGGTGCCATATACCTGTTTGTTGTTAATCATCCTCAAGGCAAAAGCCAAGTGGAGATTTTCCGATTTGTTGAGGATGAAAACGCTCTTCATTACATGAAGACCATCAGGCATGAACTACTGCACAA TGTGAATGATATAGTAGCTGTGGGGACGGAAAGCTTTTATGCCACCAATGACCATTACTTCACTAATGGGATTCTCAAGGTTATGGAGCCACTTCTGTCTTTATCCTGGTGTGACGTCGTCTACTACAGTCCTCAGACTGTGCAGGTTGTGGCAGGGGGCTTTTCATCCGCCAACGGCATTAATATCTCCCCCGATAAAAG GCATTTATATGTGTCAAACATCCTGAAGCACAAAATTAGTGTCATGGAAATACAGAAAAACACTGTATTGTCTTATGTAAAG GAGGTTGATGTGGGGTCACTGTGTGACAATATTGAGGTGGACCGTGAATCTGGAGATCTGTGGCTGGGATGCCACCCAAATGGTCTCAAATTCATGCTTGGTGATCCGAAGGATCCGCCGGGCTCTGAG GTTATCAGGATTGAGAACATCCTGTCTGAAAAGCCCCGGGTGACTCAGGTATATGCAGATGACGGCAGTGTGATCATTGCTTCTTCAGTGGCCACCCCATATGGAGGAAAGCTGCTCATTGGAACAGTTTATCAGAAAGCTCTGATATGTGACCTTAAATAG